A stretch of Paenibacillus mucilaginosus 3016 DNA encodes these proteins:
- a CDS encoding VOC family protein, translating into MHFASIRIITDDVDRLVMFYEKVMGVSAERPAPVFAELVVPSFTLAIGHSQTVQLFGAGSAVAADNHTVILEFRVHDVDAEYERLKPFVHEWVKEPTTMPWGNRAVLFRDPDGNLVNLFAPVTEEAIKRFSDSR; encoded by the coding sequence ATGCATTTTGCTTCTATACGAATCATAACCGACGACGTGGATCGTCTCGTCATGTTCTATGAGAAAGTCATGGGTGTTTCGGCGGAACGCCCCGCGCCCGTCTTTGCTGAACTCGTTGTGCCATCGTTCACCCTGGCGATCGGCCACTCTCAGACGGTGCAGCTGTTCGGCGCTGGTTCCGCAGTGGCGGCTGACAATCACACTGTCATTCTCGAGTTCCGCGTCCACGATGTCGATGCCGAATACGAGCGCTTGAAGCCTTTTGTCCACGAGTGGGTAAAGGAACCAACCACGATGCCGTGGGGGAACCGTGCTGTGCTGTTTCGCGATCCTGACGGCAATCTGGTTAACCTCTTCGCGCCGGTAACCGAGGAAGCGATCAAACGGTTCAGCGATAGCCGTTGA
- a CDS encoding cellulase family glycosylhydrolase encodes MILTNNRTLKLFLALLLALLTAMAFTTIGVQPVSAATGMYVSGTTVYDANGKPFVMRGINHPHAWYKNDLATAIPAIAATGANSVRIVLSNGSQWSKDSLAFIQNIIALCEQYRMIAILEVHDATGSDSYTALDNAVNYWIEMKSALIGKERTVIINIANEWYGTWDASGWANGYKQAIPKLRSAGLDHLLMVDAAGWGQYPASIHTMGKEVLAADPRKNTMFSIHMYEYAGGTADQVRSNIDGVLNQGLAVVVGEFGPKHSNGEVDEATIMSYSQQKGVGWLVWSWYGNSSDLNYLDVATGPSGSLTSWGNTVVNGTNGIKATSALASVFGTGTGGGTTTYVKLQNRASGLYADSWGRTANGNNVALSGSGTSNNQQWVVEAAGTYVKIKNRANGLYLDGMGRTANGSAASFWSGSSSYNQQWTKEDAGSGYVRFKNRATGLYLDTVGRTTAGSDLGQWAYSTSYNQQWKLVNP; translated from the coding sequence ATGATTTTGACCAACAACCGCACTCTGAAGCTTTTCCTGGCGCTGCTCCTGGCTCTTTTGACCGCGATGGCCTTTACGACGATTGGCGTTCAACCCGTCTCTGCAGCTACGGGGATGTATGTAAGCGGAACCACCGTATATGATGCTAACGGCAAGCCTTTCGTTATGCGCGGAATCAACCATCCTCACGCCTGGTATAAGAATGACCTCGCCACGGCCATCCCCGCCATTGCCGCTACCGGCGCCAACTCGGTCCGGATCGTTCTGTCCAATGGAAGCCAGTGGAGCAAGGATTCTCTCGCCTTCATCCAGAATATCATAGCGCTGTGCGAGCAGTACCGGATGATCGCGATTCTTGAGGTGCATGATGCAACCGGTTCCGATTCGTACACGGCCCTCGACAATGCGGTCAACTATTGGATTGAAATGAAGAGCGCGCTGATCGGCAAAGAGCGGACCGTCATCATCAATATCGCCAACGAGTGGTACGGCACATGGGATGCCTCCGGCTGGGCCAACGGCTACAAGCAGGCGATTCCGAAGCTTCGCAGCGCAGGTCTTGATCATCTGCTGATGGTGGACGCTGCAGGCTGGGGCCAATACCCCGCTTCCATTCACACGATGGGCAAGGAAGTATTGGCGGCGGACCCGCGCAAGAACACCATGTTCTCCATCCATATGTACGAGTATGCCGGAGGGACGGCAGACCAAGTACGCAGCAACATTGACGGTGTGCTGAACCAAGGGCTGGCTGTCGTTGTCGGCGAATTCGGTCCGAAGCATTCGAACGGCGAAGTGGATGAGGCGACAATCATGAGCTATTCGCAGCAAAAGGGCGTGGGCTGGCTCGTCTGGTCGTGGTACGGCAACAGCTCGGACCTGAATTATCTCGATGTGGCCACCGGTCCTTCCGGCAGCTTAACCTCGTGGGGCAACACCGTAGTCAACGGTACGAACGGCATTAAAGCCACGAGCGCCCTCGCCTCCGTCTTCGGAACGGGTACAGGCGGCGGTACCACCACGTATGTCAAGCTCCAAAACCGTGCCAGCGGACTGTACGCTGACAGCTGGGGCCGCACGGCTAACGGCAATAACGTAGCCCTGTCGGGCAGCGGAACCAGCAACAACCAGCAGTGGGTGGTTGAGGCAGCTGGGACTTATGTGAAAATCAAGAACCGCGCCAATGGCTTGTACCTCGACGGCATGGGCCGCACCGCCAACGGCTCGGCCGCCAGCTTCTGGAGCGGCAGCAGCAGCTATAACCAGCAGTGGACCAAGGAAGATGCGGGCAGCGGCTATGTCCGCTTCAAGAACCGGGCTACGGGGCTGTATCTGGACACCGTCGGCCGGACCACCGCCGGTTCCGATCTCGGCCAGTGGGCCTACAGCACCAGCTACAACCAGCAGTGGAAGCTTGTGAATCCTTAA
- a CDS encoding nitrate ABC transporter substrate-binding protein — MLDDATKHPNLIGTSLTVVSEEYLKKFPDFPKIWNEARQKALKDLQPKPEEYYQFLSQLNGFTLKLNQKATPIDLNAWIVK; from the coding sequence GTGCTCGATGATGCCACCAAGCACCCAAATCTGATCGGCACCAGCCTCACCGTCGTTTCGGAGGAGTATCTGAAGAAGTTCCCGGACTTCCCGAAGATCTGGAACGAAGCCCGCCAGAAGGCGCTGAAGGACCTGCAGCCGAAGCCTGAGGAATACTACCAATTCCTCTCCCAGCTGAACGGCTTCACGCTGAAGTTGAATCAGAAGGCTACGCCGATCGACCTGAACGCCTGGATTGTGAAATAA
- a CDS encoding VOC family protein, which translates to MKNTPALRGMANVSLWAEDLIAAKEWYTKLLGVEPYFQSPNPENPAYIEYRIGDLQDELGIIDKKYTPKTATLTGTGGATLYWHVDDVAGMLEKLEELGATQYEPLTERGVDWITASVVDPFGNIIGLIHSPHYKEILNSIQKA; encoded by the coding sequence ATGAAAAATACACCTGCTTTAAGAGGCATGGCAAATGTGAGTTTGTGGGCGGAAGATCTCATAGCCGCAAAAGAATGGTACACGAAGCTATTGGGTGTAGAGCCTTACTTCCAAAGTCCGAATCCTGAGAACCCTGCCTATATCGAATATCGGATCGGCGACCTCCAAGATGAGCTTGGCATCATTGATAAGAAATATACACCCAAGACAGCTACCTTGACTGGAACGGGAGGAGCGACGCTGTACTGGCATGTGGATGATGTTGCCGGTATGTTAGAAAAGTTAGAGGAACTGGGCGCCACGCAATACGAGCCCCTAACGGAGCGCGGTGTCGACTGGATCACGGCATCGGTCGTAGACCCTTTTGGAAACATCATTGGCTTGATTCATAGTCCGCATTATAAAGAAATTTTGAATTCCATTCAAAAAGCTTAG
- a CDS encoding helix-turn-helix domain-containing protein, giving the protein MSTITVLQKSADIYQTGGKLDPSGFERHINFETYVPPVCLTPFVNHFWTIRWNIATGQPYISEQVMHRPYVDVYLSAHESGIQCSFRDKRDYEAADNGRIIGARFKPGAFHAFWRRSLAGLHNETIPLQNVFTEADQAFIENTLSLQDDAAVGALAELLQAQSPQYDPNIETINRIITAIETDRLQTVGDVAEWVGKSERWLQQLFQDYVGIGIKWQLQRNKLLTAAKFIRECDNPDWADIAYDLGYSSQQHFITDFKRVLGETPLQYKKKLSSPASE; this is encoded by the coding sequence GTGTCAACCATTACTGTATTACAGAAATCCGCAGACATTTATCAAACAGGCGGGAAGCTGGATCCTTCCGGCTTTGAGCGGCATATTAACTTTGAAACCTATGTGCCTCCAGTCTGTTTAACTCCATTCGTTAACCATTTTTGGACCATACGTTGGAATATCGCTACGGGACAGCCCTATATATCGGAGCAAGTCATGCACCGGCCCTATGTCGATGTCTATTTGTCTGCACACGAATCGGGTATTCAATGCTCATTCCGGGATAAACGGGATTACGAGGCAGCGGATAACGGCAGAATCATCGGTGCTCGATTTAAGCCAGGAGCGTTCCACGCTTTTTGGCGCAGATCGCTGGCAGGCTTACACAACGAGACAATTCCATTACAGAATGTGTTCACCGAAGCGGATCAGGCTTTTATTGAAAATACGCTGTCATTACAGGACGATGCTGCCGTCGGTGCCCTTGCCGAGCTCCTGCAAGCGCAAAGCCCGCAATATGACCCTAACATCGAAACCATAAATCGGATCATTACTGCGATTGAGACGGACCGGTTGCAGACCGTCGGGGATGTTGCTGAATGGGTTGGCAAAAGCGAACGATGGCTCCAACAGCTTTTCCAGGATTATGTTGGGATCGGGATAAAGTGGCAGCTCCAAAGGAATAAGCTGCTCACGGCAGCGAAATTCATTCGTGAATGTGACAATCCCGATTGGGCGGATATAGCCTATGATCTTGGCTATAGCAGTCAACAACATTTCATTACAGATTTCAAACGCGTACTTGGCGAAACTCCATTGCAATACAAGAAGAAACTAAGCTCCCCAGCATCCGAGTAA
- a CDS encoding YdeI/OmpD-associated family protein translates to METSDPVGFIDFTDAADWESWLASHHDRREEVWLRIAKKDSGKVSVTISEALDVALSYGWIDSHRKAFNEAYYLQRYSPRRSKSPWSMVNVRKAEKLMETGRMKAPGYAEIHRAQGDGRWEAAYESQKSATIPQDLIAAFEVHEQAKQAFSQLDKTSQYAILLPLLKATSAKSRTVQLQKAITRLETIR, encoded by the coding sequence GTGGAAACATCCGATCCAGTGGGATTCATTGATTTTACCGACGCTGCGGACTGGGAATCGTGGCTCGCGAGCCACCACGATCGACGAGAAGAGGTGTGGCTTAGAATAGCTAAGAAGGATTCGGGAAAGGTGTCGGTCACCATCTCGGAAGCGCTTGATGTCGCACTCAGTTATGGCTGGATCGATAGTCACCGCAAAGCATTCAATGAGGCGTATTACTTGCAACGATATTCGCCGCGGCGGTCAAAAAGCCCATGGTCCATGGTTAACGTGCGAAAAGCAGAAAAGTTAATGGAGACCGGACGCATGAAGGCCCCGGGGTATGCTGAGATTCATCGAGCACAAGGGGATGGAAGATGGGAGGCGGCCTATGAATCGCAGAAGAGCGCAACGATCCCGCAGGATCTCATAGCAGCATTTGAAGTGCATGAACAGGCTAAACAAGCTTTCAGCCAGCTCGACAAGACCTCTCAATATGCAATTCTCCTACCGCTCCTGAAGGCAACATCGGCAAAGAGCAGGACAGTTCAACTGCAAAAAGCGATAACTAGACTGGAAACCATCCGATGA
- a CDS encoding MarR family winged helix-turn-helix transcriptional regulator codes for MSTSERENLLHIFNEQLRHFSTDTILFHQAVAERLGLNSTDHKCLDIILRNQPITAGMLSDLTGLTTGTVTGVIDRLEKAGYVFREKDPEDRRKVIIRVYTKKAEDEIMSHLESFGQSMKAMLDQYDNEQIRFLFNFFERSRGIIQTETLKLKK; via the coding sequence ATGTCAACTAGCGAAAGGGAAAATCTGCTCCACATTTTCAATGAACAGTTGCGGCATTTTAGTACGGATACCATATTGTTTCATCAAGCTGTGGCCGAAAGGCTCGGATTAAACTCAACGGACCATAAATGCTTGGACATTATATTGAGGAATCAACCGATAACGGCGGGGATGCTTTCGGATTTGACAGGACTGACGACAGGAACTGTTACAGGAGTCATAGACCGCCTCGAAAAAGCGGGTTATGTTTTCCGTGAAAAGGATCCGGAAGATCGCAGAAAAGTGATTATCCGGGTCTACACAAAAAAGGCTGAGGACGAAATCATGTCACATTTGGAATCGTTCGGACAGTCGATGAAGGCAATGCTCGATCAGTATGATAACGAACAAATCAGGTTCCTCTTTAACTTTTTCGAAAGGAGCCGGGGTATTATCCAGACCGAGACTTTGAAGCTAAAAAAATAA
- a CDS encoding Ig-like domain-containing protein encodes MASCFSKAARRFTLLTVLILGLQLPLSANAKSSIDVRITSPQNEQKVGGQLKVEASISSEYELKEAKASVGGIEAPLFQSCSGCSTWTGTLNTSSLTQGPHSVIVNATDVKKKTGTASAPFVHDEVPPVVP; translated from the coding sequence ATGGCATCATGCTTTTCAAAAGCAGCCAGACGTTTTACCCTGCTGACCGTTCTGATCCTCGGCCTCCAGCTGCCTCTCTCAGCCAATGCGAAAAGCAGTATCGACGTCAGAATCACCTCACCTCAGAATGAACAGAAAGTTGGAGGACAGCTAAAGGTTGAAGCCTCCATTTCATCCGAGTATGAGCTGAAGGAGGCTAAAGCTTCCGTCGGCGGCATAGAAGCCCCTCTCTTTCAAAGCTGTTCCGGCTGTTCGACCTGGACCGGCACGCTGAATACCTCCTCATTGACCCAAGGGCCCCATAGCGTAATCGTCAATGCCACAGATGTAAAGAAGAAGACTGGAACCGCCAGCGCCCCCTTTGTGCATGATGAAGTCCCGCCTGTCGTTCCTTAA
- a CDS encoding glycoside hydrolase family 95 protein: protein MSHDQSINILKKSMNIQFQSPAVYWTEALPVGNGRLGAMIFGGVEKERIALNEDTLWSGYPTDWNNPEAREVLPKVRQLIAEQRYEEADRFCKFMMGPFTQSYLPFGDLHILMEHGQVCGRGYERKLDLSTGIVTVTYDIGDVSYTREVFASHPDQVIVVRLTASKEGLLSFRAKLDSPLRSSSKPDADHYTLSGIAPEYVAPNYYNVKNPVHYGDQQAPKSLKFYGRLSAVHEGGNMKVEADGLSIVGATSATLYFSAATSFDPLIGASSTNRVPEQVTEEAIQAILGKKYSDIRKHHVDDHSRLFHRVDLHLGESSAPQDLPTDQRIAEYGSRDPGLVELLFHYGRYLMIASSRPGTQPANLQGIWNEDTRAPWSSNYTLNINAEMNYWPAETCNMAELHEPLIDFIGRLAVNGRKTAEVNYGARGWVAHHNSDVWAQTAPVGDYGHGDPVWAFWPLGGVWLTQHLWEHYAFSGNEAFLRDTAYPIMKQAALFCLDWLTPNEDGYWITSPSTSPEHKFMIGDQRYAVGAAATMDLALIGELFSNCITSAETLQVDEEFANTLLETKQKLLPMQIGKKGQLQEWSEDFEDEDVHHRHVSHLVGVYPGRLLTEHLAPDLFHAARRSLEIRGDGGTGWSLGWKIGLWARFKNGNRAERLLSNLLTLVKGDEPLNAHRGGVYANLFDAHPPFQIDGNFAATAGIAEMLLQSHQGFLELLPALPDAWKDGYVRGLRGRGGYEVDLEWKNGLLSKAVITSSIAQTCEVSAKHQIKITKADQEVEWSYTENGRIGFPVESGGRYVITTINH from the coding sequence ATGAGTCATGACCAATCCATAAATATACTGAAAAAAAGCATGAACATTCAATTTCAATCCCCTGCCGTTTATTGGACGGAAGCGCTGCCCGTTGGAAATGGCAGACTTGGCGCGATGATCTTTGGCGGTGTTGAGAAAGAACGCATCGCACTGAACGAAGATACACTTTGGTCTGGATACCCAACCGATTGGAATAATCCGGAAGCCAGAGAAGTGCTGCCGAAGGTAAGGCAGCTCATTGCAGAACAAAGATATGAAGAAGCGGATCGATTCTGCAAATTCATGATGGGTCCTTTTACTCAATCGTATTTACCTTTTGGCGATCTGCATATCCTGATGGAGCATGGTCAAGTTTGCGGTCGCGGATATGAGAGAAAACTCGATCTTTCAACGGGTATCGTCACCGTTACTTATGACATTGGCGATGTTAGCTACACCCGCGAGGTCTTTGCTTCACATCCCGACCAGGTCATCGTAGTACGATTAACGGCAAGTAAGGAGGGACTTCTTAGTTTCCGCGCTAAACTGGATAGTCCACTCCGTTCCAGTTCAAAGCCCGACGCGGATCACTATACCCTATCAGGCATAGCACCGGAGTATGTCGCGCCTAATTACTACAATGTGAAGAATCCTGTACATTATGGTGATCAGCAAGCGCCAAAAAGCTTGAAGTTCTATGGACGTCTCTCTGCAGTGCACGAAGGCGGGAATATGAAAGTCGAGGCGGATGGGCTCTCTATTGTGGGAGCAACTAGCGCAACCTTGTATTTCAGTGCGGCGACATCGTTTGATCCATTGATCGGGGCGAGCAGCACCAATCGCGTGCCGGAACAAGTAACCGAAGAAGCGATTCAGGCCATTCTCGGGAAGAAGTATTCGGATATACGCAAGCATCATGTGGATGATCACAGCAGGCTTTTTCACAGGGTCGATCTTCATTTGGGAGAGAGTTCAGCTCCGCAGGATTTACCTACAGATCAGCGGATTGCCGAGTATGGAAGCCGTGATCCCGGGTTGGTTGAGCTCTTGTTCCATTATGGGCGTTACCTGATGATTGCCAGCTCGCGCCCGGGCACACAGCCTGCCAATCTTCAAGGCATCTGGAATGAGGATACCCGGGCACCCTGGAGCAGTAATTATACGCTAAATATTAACGCAGAGATGAATTACTGGCCTGCCGAGACTTGTAATATGGCTGAGCTCCATGAGCCGTTGATTGATTTTATTGGCAGGTTAGCTGTAAATGGCAGGAAGACCGCAGAAGTGAATTATGGAGCCAGAGGTTGGGTGGCGCACCATAATTCCGATGTATGGGCTCAGACAGCGCCTGTCGGTGACTATGGTCATGGAGATCCGGTATGGGCGTTTTGGCCGCTCGGTGGTGTATGGCTGACCCAGCATTTATGGGAGCATTATGCCTTTAGCGGAAACGAAGCATTTTTGAGGGATACGGCATATCCCATCATGAAGCAGGCAGCATTATTCTGTTTGGATTGGCTCACTCCAAATGAAGATGGCTATTGGATTACGTCGCCCTCCACCTCTCCGGAGCACAAGTTCATGATCGGAGATCAACGCTATGCTGTTGGCGCGGCGGCAACCATGGATTTAGCATTGATCGGAGAGCTGTTCAGTAACTGTATAACGTCGGCAGAAACGCTTCAGGTGGATGAAGAATTTGCAAACACCCTGCTTGAAACGAAGCAAAAGCTGCTTCCTATGCAAATCGGTAAGAAAGGTCAGCTGCAGGAATGGTCTGAAGATTTTGAAGACGAAGATGTTCATCATCGTCACGTTTCCCATCTTGTAGGCGTGTATCCCGGGCGGCTCCTTACGGAGCATTTGGCTCCCGATCTCTTCCATGCAGCCAGGAGATCGCTTGAAATCAGGGGAGATGGGGGGACTGGATGGAGTTTAGGATGGAAAATCGGCTTGTGGGCCCGGTTCAAGAATGGCAATCGTGCGGAGCGGCTCCTCTCGAATTTGCTGACACTCGTTAAGGGGGATGAACCGCTTAATGCACACAGAGGCGGTGTATATGCCAATCTGTTTGATGCGCATCCTCCTTTCCAGATTGATGGTAACTTTGCTGCGACGGCCGGAATCGCCGAGATGCTGCTGCAATCTCATCAAGGCTTCTTGGAGCTTCTGCCGGCACTGCCTGATGCATGGAAAGACGGTTATGTCAGAGGATTGCGCGGCAGAGGCGGATACGAAGTGGATCTGGAATGGAAGAACGGCTTGTTGTCCAAGGCCGTCATCACTTCTTCGATCGCGCAGACTTGTGAAGTGTCTGCAAAGCATCAGATCAAGATCACCAAAGCCGATCAAGAAGTGGAATGGTCCTATACGGAGAACGGCCGGATTGGATTCCCTGTTGAAAGTGGCGGGCGTTATGTCATTACGACGATCAATCATTGA
- a CDS encoding ABC transporter substrate-binding protein, which produces MRKTWTVIVAAILILSMVLAGCSSNNDGGSAGGETDTASSGEKVTINVFAQQANDVDLKTNKFTKLMEDKFNIQFNWTTVPFDGAAEKRQISLASGDYPDLYLLIPWVDRFSQTDLLKFGQQGVIVPLNDLIDQYAPNIKKVLESNEYYKAINTAPDGNIYGLTGLNECFHCSYPNKMWLNTKWLKQLGLSTPKTLKEFKAVLEAFKTKDPNGNGKADEVPLSGSIEPYGVHIIPYLMNGFIYDDDRTYLIMKNGKVDTAANKPEWKEGLAYVKSLYDAGLIDPGAFTQNAEAFKKIGDNADAQLLGVGAGMHPALFVNTATDAPYGKDYDPLPPLQGPHASYATFNYPVDPGASFVITNKASKEAQITAIKMLDYIYTQEGAMRAYLGEEGKSWRGPQEGDVALNDKVQPLYKTIPLASGEKPRNDNWGALSQYNHHRAYRDAEIQGKDIYAADGYERRLYEATLLMENKEPEEIFPHWALWVDPANTDEASMMQTNIKDYIDQNALQFVTGTKSLDKDWDAYVKGLEDLNMKRYLEIMQASYDSSTINK; this is translated from the coding sequence TTGAGAAAAACATGGACGGTTATCGTTGCGGCGATTCTGATTCTCAGCATGGTTCTTGCCGGATGCTCATCGAATAATGACGGCGGCAGCGCCGGCGGTGAGACGGACACGGCTTCTTCCGGGGAGAAAGTTACGATCAACGTATTTGCACAGCAAGCAAACGACGTCGATCTGAAAACGAACAAGTTCACGAAGCTGATGGAAGACAAGTTCAATATCCAGTTCAACTGGACGACGGTACCGTTCGACGGTGCAGCCGAAAAGAGACAAATCTCACTTGCGTCGGGAGACTATCCTGACCTCTACCTGCTGATTCCTTGGGTAGACCGCTTCTCGCAGACCGATTTACTGAAGTTTGGGCAGCAAGGCGTTATCGTTCCGCTTAACGACTTGATCGATCAGTATGCGCCGAACATCAAGAAAGTGCTGGAAAGCAACGAATATTACAAAGCAATAAACACCGCTCCCGATGGCAACATCTACGGCCTGACGGGATTAAACGAATGTTTCCACTGCTCGTACCCGAACAAGATGTGGCTCAACACGAAATGGCTGAAGCAGCTTGGTCTCTCCACGCCGAAAACGCTTAAAGAGTTTAAGGCCGTTCTCGAAGCATTTAAGACGAAGGACCCGAACGGCAACGGCAAAGCCGACGAAGTGCCGCTGAGCGGATCCATTGAGCCTTACGGCGTACACATCATTCCGTACCTGATGAACGGATTTATTTACGACGACGACAGAACCTATCTCATCATGAAGAACGGCAAGGTCGATACGGCGGCCAACAAGCCAGAGTGGAAGGAAGGACTTGCTTACGTAAAGTCGCTCTATGATGCTGGGCTCATCGATCCGGGCGCGTTCACGCAGAATGCGGAAGCGTTCAAGAAGATCGGCGACAACGCCGACGCACAGCTTCTTGGCGTCGGTGCCGGCATGCATCCCGCCCTCTTCGTCAATACGGCGACGGACGCTCCATACGGGAAGGATTACGACCCGCTGCCGCCGTTGCAGGGACCGCATGCAAGCTATGCAACGTTTAACTATCCGGTCGATCCGGGTGCATCATTCGTTATCACGAACAAGGCAAGCAAGGAAGCGCAGATCACGGCTATCAAGATGCTGGATTACATCTACACGCAAGAGGGCGCGATGAGAGCTTATCTTGGTGAAGAAGGCAAGAGCTGGCGCGGACCGCAGGAGGGAGACGTGGCCCTGAACGATAAGGTTCAGCCGCTCTATAAAACGATCCCGCTGGCATCTGGTGAAAAACCGCGCAACGACAATTGGGGAGCACTCAGTCAGTATAATCATCACCGGGCGTACCGTGATGCCGAAATACAAGGCAAGGACATTTATGCGGCTGACGGATACGAGCGCCGGTTGTATGAAGCGACGCTTCTTATGGAGAACAAGGAGCCGGAAGAGATCTTTCCGCACTGGGCGCTGTGGGTGGACCCTGCCAATACGGACGAAGCAAGCATGATGCAGACCAACATCAAGGACTATATCGACCAGAACGCACTGCAGTTCGTAACGGGCACCAAGAGTCTGGACAAGGATTGGGATGCTTATGTGAAAGGTCTTGAGGATCTGAACATGAAGCGTTATCTCGAAATCATGCAGGCTTCCTATGATTCCTCGACGATCAACAAGTAA
- a CDS encoding carbohydrate ABC transporter permease: protein MLIAKTQSGHAAGSVRRAIRESLGDRIFIAGTYIFLTVVLIAVLYPLVYILSSSISSPAAVSSGKVWLWPVDLTLDGYKAVFRNDQVISGYANSLFYTVFGTLISVALTIMIAYPLSRKSFFGRSPLMIFVTFTMLFSGGLIPTYLVVKSLGMIDTRWALLIPNAIWVWQVIIARTFFQSTIPDELSEAAEIDGCSDMRFLFSVIVPLAKPIIAVLALMYAVGQWNAYFDALIYLKSQSIYPLQLILRSILILNNGTGSIDAAEMVKRQQLAELMKYSLIVVASLPVLVIYPFVQRYFVQGMLIGSVKG from the coding sequence ATGCTAATCGCCAAAACACAGTCGGGTCATGCTGCAGGCTCCGTTAGGAGAGCCATTAGAGAATCGTTGGGAGACCGGATTTTCATTGCCGGCACCTACATTTTCCTGACCGTAGTGTTGATCGCCGTACTGTATCCACTAGTGTACATTCTCAGCTCATCCATCAGCAGTCCGGCTGCAGTATCATCGGGCAAAGTGTGGCTGTGGCCGGTTGATCTGACCCTGGATGGCTATAAGGCGGTGTTCCGGAACGACCAAGTCATCTCCGGCTATGCCAACTCGCTGTTCTACACCGTATTCGGCACGCTCATCAGTGTCGCTCTTACGATCATGATCGCTTACCCGCTGTCCAGAAAATCGTTCTTCGGACGGAGTCCGCTGATGATCTTCGTCACGTTCACCATGCTGTTCTCCGGCGGGTTGATCCCGACCTATCTGGTCGTCAAGTCGTTAGGCATGATCGATACCCGGTGGGCGCTTCTGATCCCGAACGCAATCTGGGTATGGCAGGTCATCATCGCACGGACGTTCTTCCAGTCGACAATTCCCGACGAGTTATCCGAGGCTGCCGAAATCGATGGGTGCAGCGATATGAGGTTCCTCTTCAGCGTCATCGTTCCGCTTGCGAAACCGATTATCGCCGTACTCGCGCTGATGTATGCGGTAGGTCAATGGAACGCTTACTTCGACGCGCTGATCTATCTGAAATCGCAGTCGATTTATCCGCTCCAGCTGATTCTGCGCAGCATTCTGATTCTGAATAACGGAACGGGCAGCATCGACGCCGCCGAGATGGTGAAGCGTCAGCAGCTGGCGGAGCTGATGAAATATTCGCTTATCGTAGTGGCAAGCTTGCCGGTGCTCGTCATCTATCCGTTCGTGCAGCGGTATTTCGTGCAGGGCATGCTGATCGGTTCGGTCAAAGGCTGA